In the Mesoplodon densirostris isolate mMesDen1 chromosome 11, mMesDen1 primary haplotype, whole genome shotgun sequence genome, TGGAGGTTTGCCCATCTCGTTTGACTGGGGGAGGGCATTGGAGTCAGAGGAACTAAGGCTTCTGTTTTGGACAAGAATTCATGCTAAGATAGCTTAGTGGTGATAGCTCTTtctgtctcctcttccttcccataACTTTTCCTCCTATTATAAGGAGTCAGTAGAGCCTGACTTAGAAGGTAAGCCTGGGATTCCTGCCCAGTAACCTCCCCAGAGCTTCCTTCCCCTCCTGGTTCTTCAGAACTGTAGATAAGGTGCTTTAGCAGCAGGGTCACCACACTGTACTGCACTGACAGCACTTGCTCCAGGGCTGAGTCGGAAGCTGGAGTCATGTACCTTGAAAGGAATTGAACAAAGGAGTAAACTGAGCTCAGGACAGTGGTCACAATGCTGTTGGCAGCCACAGTCCATCCCATCCCAGACTCTGCAAAAAGTGTCCTCAGAGCTAAACCAACCACTAATGGTAGAAACATCTAGAAATGACTGAATTATCAGTGAGAAGTCCGTCATTTCTGCCTTCAAATGCCTCCATACATGAGTGATCTTACACAAAACATTACAGGAGCTGCCCTGAGGAAAAAGGAGGTTCTGCAGTATATCAAGTGCTACAGGTCAGAACTGAAAACAATTTCATACATTTCTGTAGCACTTCATACTTTTTAAAGTGTCTTTCCTTAATAGTTATGATGATAATatgaggatttttttctcttcttttccctatATATACAACTATATGTTCCCACCTTGTGATGATTGTTCCTTATAAAACTGTAGGCTAGTCCAATAATGCTGTCATTCTCCCTAACATTTATGGCTCTGGGAATTACCCCAGAATCACagcacattatttttataatgcttAGTGGAATAAACATTTATCCTTTTAGATGCATTTTTCTTTGGCTTAGAAAAGAAACCAAGCTTTGTAAATAAAGTGAAAGATAAAAATGTGTTTAGCACAAGATGTGAATCCAAAATAATAAGATTAAATTTTTGGATGCATCTTGTTAAGTGTCACTGGGAGTATTTCCCAAAGAAGCattaaattttgttgttgttgttgttgcaattgTGCTATTATCATTGGAACATTCTTTGTGGGTTCTGGCATGCTTGGTTAAAAAGATATTCATTTTACTGTCattttttagcttttaatttatccctcctaACATTTCTGTGAAGTAGGTGGGAGAAATCTTATCATCCCCTTAtggaaaagaggaaactgagacaaggAGAGCTGAAGAGATTTGTCCACAGGCTCAGGTGAGCTCTCCTGGACAATTCCTTATCCTTTCCCACCCCCGACTTCACTTCAAGTAACAAGCAGGTGAAAAAAGTATAGAGCAATTTGTGCAAATCCATCTCCAGTTCACTAGTAGAGAACATAGACCATTAGTTATTGTTTCCTGGTAATCAAGGACTCATCAACTAGAGCTGTTTATGTTTGAGAGAAACATGGTAGAAAAGagcacgagggcttccctggtggcgcagtgattgagagtccgcctgccgatgcaggggacacaggttcgtgccccggtccaggaagatcccacatgccgcggagcggctaggcccgtgagccatggccgctgagcctgcgcgtccagagcctgtgatccgcaatgggagaggccacaacagtgagaggcccgcgtaccgccaaaaaaaaaaaaaaaaaaaaagaaaagagcatgaGGTTTCAAGTCAGTGAGACTTGGTTTACATTATGGCTCCATTCTTAGCTTGTTCTGGGAACTTTGAGAAAGTACCTGGTTACTCCTGAAACTCAGGTTAATATCTGAAAGTGAGGTTAATAATATTTATCTTGTGATGTGACACATACTAAAATTGAGCTTGATTGTGTAAAGATGTTGTTGTATAGTAGTTgcctaataaatatttacagcacAAATAAGCTTTGGAGACATCATCTTCCAGTAGGAAAGAGAAATGGCATCTGTTTCAAGGatgatgtgttttatttttttgtctaacCCTGAATAAAAGTCTACCAAAGGCTCTCTGATTTCCTTCTGAGGACTGCCAAATCATAGGTTAATGAAAGTATGAAAATCTTTACTCCTTGTACAAGCTCATTTTTTAGAGTTAGACAATTGGGCCCtcagaaagaaaatggatttaaaaaaaaataattcacacaTCTAGTCCACAGCAGAGCCAGAACTAGAACCCAGGCCTTCTGAATTCCAGTACAATTCTTTCCTGCTACCTTGCAGTGCTCTGTTCTACAGACCAAGGTTACTTTAGAGTGAAAAATACCCTACATTTACTTTCCAGAGGTGTAGCAATGACATACCTGAAAACTCCTGAACCATAAAGGATGGTGACCACAAGAAAATGAGATGAGCAGGTAGAGAAGATCTTGCTCTGACCCGTGGCAGAGTTGATTCCCACAGCTGTCATGATACGGGTGTAGGATCCCAGCAATAGGACAAGGGTACCAAGGCCCAGGACCACCATGGTGGTCAGGATGGAGGCAATGTTAACGTAGGGCTCAGAACAGGCCAACACGAACATAGGGGGAAGCTCGCAGGCAAAACTGTGAATGAGGTTGGGGCCACAGAAGTGATGCTGAGCAAGGAGGATGGTGTTAACAAGGCCCATCCCCATTCCTAAGGCCCAGGTTGCTCCCATGAGGCCAGTACACACCTTCTTCATAGCCACCACATACAGCACTGGGTGGCACATGGCCTGGAACTGGTCACAGGCCATGACTGAAAGAAGGCAAGCTTCAGTGAAAGAAGTGaaagaagtgaaagaaggcaAGCCCCGGAAAATACGACCAAGGAGATCTGGGTGAAACACTCAAGGAGGATTATAGCCTTCCACTTGGAAAGAAGGTTCTCTAGCAGCTTAGGAACTATGATTGAGGAATAGAAAGCATCCAGGAAGGAGATGTGACTGAGGAAGAAGTACATGGGGGTGCAGAGATGGCAACCAGTCCTGatcaccagcagcatcagcaggtTTCCTGTGAGGGAACCCTGTAAATCACCAGTAATATTACAAATAGTACTACCTGGATCTGAGGGTTGTTGAGTAGTCCTAGGAGAACAAACGCAGTGACTGTGGTTATGTTGCCAACTTCCACGGAACATTTGAGTTTCCCTTCAGAGGGACAAGAACAGAAAAGAATGCTCAAATGTGTTATGAGTTCCAGAGCATGGCTGGGGATGAggcattatgaataaagctgtagGGATGACCCAGGACAGATCATGTAGCAGAGGCAACCTTGTCATGTCAGACCTCATCAACCCTTCCCAACTCAGGGCAATAATCTATTGCCTAAGGTGGAGAAGTGGGAAGGAAGAGTGTAGAGAATCAAACctggaaaggaaggagaagagaaaagagattaTTCAGactggagaaagaaaggaagggagttgGAAGTAGACTCCAGAGCACTGAGAAGTTCTCTTCTTCAGTTCCAAAAGGAACTGAGTTCAAACCACAGGAAGGCTTACTGGCATAGTGAGTAAGCAATAAACATTTTGGCTGACCATCTGGCTGATAGACCACGATGCATGTTTGAATGATTGGTAGAGGTATTGTGACACCTGATGATGGCACAAGACCTTTCTCTGTCACTGTAAGTTCATGAATAAGTCACTTGggtttctcattaaaaaaaaacaaacaaacaacaatctGGGAAAGCTAGATGGTTTATAAAGTTCTTTTCAGCTTAGAAATTCTAAAGGTTGGGGGACAATCTTCCTTGGGTATCTCTGGTACTAAATGGAAATCTTCTCTCCTTCTGTGTCAACCCAAGCAGAAGTGGCACATGAGTAGTCTGGCTTCATGGAAGCCAGGCAGGAGCATGTCCTCAAATTGGAGGGGAGAGCTGTGCACATCAGTTACTCCAAGGGCTTCCCATTCCAGGATTTCTGTGAATTTATAATGTCCACTTGTTTGCACTGTAATCTCAGGACTTAACATGAGAGTCCATGAAGACTGTGCTGAAGGTGCTAtggaagatggtggagtagaaggatgtgcgttCACTCCTTTTtacgagagcactggaatcacagctaactgctgaacaatcatcgacaggaagacactggaactcaccataaaagataccccacattcaaaaacaaaggagaagccacagtgagatggtaggaggggcacaatcacaataaaatcaaatcccataactgcttgatgggtgactcacaaactggagaacacttataccacagaagtccacccactggagtgaaggttctgagccccatgtcaggcttcccaacctgggggtctggcaataggaggaggaattcctagagaatcagactttgaaggccaatgagaattgattgcaggactttgacaggactgggggaaacagagacttcactcttggagggcacacacaaactaGTGTGTGCATcaagacccaggggaaggagcagtgaccccataggagactgaaccagacctacctgctagagttggagagtctcctgcagaggtggtgggtagctgtggctcaccatgaggacaaggacactggcaacagaagtaatccttggcctgagccctcccagagtccgcaaTTAGCCCCACCATAGAGTGGGGTAGGCTCCAGTGGCGggctgcctcaggccaaacaaccagtcccacccatcagcagacaagtggattaaagttttactgagctttgcctagcagagcaacagccagctctacccaccaccagtccctcccattaggaagcttgcacaagcttcttagatagcctcaaccaccagagggcagacagcagaagcaagaggaactacagtcttgcagcctgtgggaaaaaaaccacattcacagaaagatagacaaaatgaaaatgtagaggactatataccagatgagggaagaagataaaactccagaaaaacagctaaatgaagtggagataggcaactttgcAGAAAAAtgtcagaataatgacagtgaagatgatccaggacctcggaaaaagaatggaggtcaagatcgagaagatgccagaaatgtttaacaaagacctagaagaattaaagagcaaacaaacacctagaaaaattaaagaataaacagagaggaacaatacaataactgaaatggaaactacactagaaggaatcaatagcagaataaccgaggcagaagaaaggataagtgacctggaagacagaatggtggaattcactgtcatggaacagaataaagataaaagaattaaaagaaatgaagacagcttaagagacctctgggacaacattaaacacaacaacattttcattataggggtcccagaaggagaagagagagagaaaggacctgagaaagtatttgaagagattatagtcgaaaaatcccctaacatgggaaaggaaatagccacccaagtccaagaagctcAGAAAGTCCCAagaaagataaatccaaggagaaacacactgatacacatagtaatcaaattgacaaaaataaaagacaaagaaaaattattgaaagcagcaagggaaaaatgacaaataacatacaagggaactcccataaggttaacagctgatttctcagcagaaactctagaagccagaagggagtggcacaatatacttaaagtgataaaagggaagaacgtacaaccaaggttactctacctggtaaggatctcattcagattcaatggagaaatcaaaagcttgacagacaagcaaaagctaagagaattcaacaccaacaaaccagctttacaacaaatgctaaaggaacgtctctaagtgggaaacgtTTTCTTCTctcataagagaagaaaaggacctactataacaaacccataacaattaagaaaatggtaataggaacatacatatcgataattaccttaaacgtgaatggattaaatgctccaaccgctgaatggatacaaaaacaagacccatatatatgctgtctacaagagacccatttcagacctagggacacacacagactgaaagtgagggtatggaaaaagatattccatgcaaatggagatcaaaagaaagctggagtagcaatactcatatcagataaaatagactttaaaataaagaatgttacaagagacaaggaaggacactacataatgatcaagggattgatccaagaagaggatataacaattataaatatatatgcacccaacataggagcacctcgatacataaggcaactgctaactgatataaaagaggaagtcgacagtaacacaataattgtgggagactttaacacctcatttacaccaatgatcagaatatccagacagaaaattaataaggaaacacaagttttaaaagacacaatagaccctatagatttaattgatatttataggacattccatccaaaaccagcagattacactttcttctcaagtgcacatggaacattctccaggagaggtcacatcttgggtcacaaatcaagctacggtaaatttaagaatattgaaatcatatcaagcatcctttctgaccacaactctatgagattagaaatcaattacagggaaaaaatgtaaaaaacacaaacacatggaggctaaacaatacgttactaaataaccaagagatcactgaagaaataaagaggaaatcaaaaaatacctagagacaaatgacaatgaaaacaacacgatccaaaacctatgggatgtagccaaagcagttctaagagggaagtttatagcaatacaagcctactcaggaaacaaggaaatctcagataaacaatctaacattacacctaaaggaactagagaaagaagaactaagagaacccaaagttagtagaaggaaagaaatcataaagatcacagcagaaataaatgcaatagaaacaaaaaaacaatagcaaagatcaataaaactaaaagttggttctttgagaaggtaagcaaagttgataaacctttagccagattcatcaagtaaaagagggagaggactcaaaacaataaaaatagaaatgaaaaaggagaagttacaatggacacgacagaaatacaaagcagcctaagagactactacaagcaaaactatgccaatgaaatggacaacctggaaagatggacaaattcttagaaaggtataagcttcaaagactgaacaaggaagaaatagaaaatatgatcagaccaactgaacaaggaagaaatagaaaatatgatcagaccaatcaccagtaatgaaattgaaactgtgattaaaaatcttccaacaagcaaaagtccaggatcagatggcttcacaggtgaattctactgaatatttagagaagagctagtgCCTacccttctcaaagtcttccagaaaattgcagaggaggaacactcctaaactcaatctatgaggccaccatcactgtgataccaaaaccagatagagatactataaaaaaagaaaattactgtatattactatattattgatgcatatacatgcaaaaatcctcaacaaaatactagcaaacagaatccaacaacacattaaaaggatcatacaccgtgatcaagtgggatttaacacAGTGATGCAAGGGttctccaatatatgcaaatcaatcaatgtgatacaccatattaacaaattgaagaaaaaaaccatatgatcatctcaatagatgcagaaaaagcttttgacaaaattcaacaccgatttatgataaaaactctccaaacagtttagagggaacctacctcaacataataaagggcatatatgacaaaaccacagcaaacttcactctcaatggtgaaaaactgaaagcatttcctctaagatcaggaacaagacaagaatgtccactctcgccactattatttaacattgttttgggagtcctagccatggcgatcagacaagaaaaagagataaaaggaaagaaattggaaaagaagaaaaactgttactgtttgcagatgacatgatactatacatagagaatcctaaagatgctaccagaaaactacgagagctaatcaatgaatctggtaaagtagcatgatataaaattaatgcacagaaatctcttgcattcgtatacactaatgatgaaatatctgaaagggaaattaaggaaacattcccatttaccactgcaataaaaagaataaaatatctaggaataaacctacctagggagacaaaagacctgtatgcagaaaactatgacactgatgaaagaaattaaagatgatacaaacagatggagagatataccatgttcttgacttggaagaatcaacattgtgaaaatgactctactacccaaagcaatctatagattcaatgcaatctctatcaaactaccactggcattttccacagaactagaacaaaaaatttcacaatttgtatggaaacacaaaagaccccgaa is a window encoding:
- the LOC132499532 gene encoding LOW QUALITY PROTEIN: olfactory receptor 8S1 (The sequence of the model RefSeq protein was modified relative to this genomic sequence to represent the inferred CDS: inserted 3 bases in 3 codons; deleted 5 bases in 3 codons); amino-acid sequence: MKGELLCRPAPSRWAQERREKAQAWRAGCPVSHHRFHVLFSSNRLSPLLQIRWRVTRRERTGRQPGSLKGSPPQDLREHASPGGPSAGLFKLVEGFFDRGRCKRVMEDKLMADVNTWESKEQKQNRXRGILRIMEPRNHVLILSFPIXADGGSWEIPEGYRAQSSQHCTSCKGRVRYCEDVSGDEVKALASGKLKCSVEVGNITTVTAFVLLGLLNNPQIQVVLFVILLVIYRXSLTGNLLMLLVIRTGCHLCTPMYFFLSHISFLDAFYSSIIVPKLLENLLSKWKAIILLECFTQISLVVFSGACLLSLLSLLTEACLLSVMACDQFQAMCHPVLYVVAMKKVCTGLMGATWALGMGMGLVNTILLAQHHFCGPNLIHSFACELPPMFVLACSEPYVNIASILTTMVVLGLGTLVLLLGSYTRIMTAVGINSATGQSKIFSTCSSHFLVVTILYGSGVFRYMTPASDSALEQVLSVQYSVVTLLLKHLIYSLKNQEGKEALGRLLGRNPRLTF